From the Candidatus Bipolaricaulota bacterium genome, the window AGGAGAAATCTCGGCCTTCGATCATCGGCGATCCCTCGATCTTAACCTCTTCACTGCCAAGCGGCGCACTTCTGTAAGCTTGCTTTAGAGATGATGAATAGGGTATAAAAGAAGTTAAAGGGGTGCATAGTCGGCTCATTGAGGATGATGGAGAATAAAAGTATTCAGGGCAACAGGCGGAACAATTCAATAGAGCGAAGCAAGAAGCAGCGAGAAGCTAAAAGTGGAGCTAGAGCGCTACATTGTCTGGTCTGAGAAAAGACTCAACCTTTCGGCCCCCTGGCCGTGTCGCAAGCAGTTCCTCCTCCGTGGCGGGGCCGATGGTGTAGCCGCGCTCAACCAGGAGAAGATCAAAGATCTCTTCCTGCGGCTCGATCTTCCGACGGAATTCCGCCGCCTGTGGGAGGCACACTTCGCCTATGAAGGTTCGTAAGCCACGAGGATGAAATGCCATAGACTAAGACGACGTGCTGGGACCTGCCCGAGCCGTCCTTCCTCCTGACCTACGACACCGGCCTCGGAGCGGAGAGCGGCTATGAAAAGCGGAGGTGGTGAAAACGCGTGGTAGTATAAGGAAGTGGAAAGAGTGAAGGAGCTGAAAGTAAAGATAAGGACTCTTACTCCCCTCTGGACCGGCGGTGCAGACGGCAAAGTAGATCGCGTTCACGAAACCGGGATTCTGGGGAGTTTGCGCTGGTGGTACGAGGCGATTGTGCGCGGGCTGGGTGGA encodes:
- the cmr1 gene encoding type III-B CRISPR module RAMP protein Cmr1, with protein sequence MKVKIRTLTPLWTGGADGKVDRVHETGILGSLRWWYEAIVRGLGG